GCATCGCCGCCAACTGCATTTCCACCCGCGCCAAGGCCACCAGTGGACGAACCGCTGGTGGAGCTGCCGCCAACACCATTGCCGCCGGTGTTGCCACCGCCGCTGATGTTCGACGTCGCGTTACCCGCGATGAAGCTGCCAATGGAAACCGAGCCACCGGTGTTGCCACCGCCGTTGACACTGCCATTTGCAACGAAACTGCCGCCAGCTCCGCCGGCGCCGCCATTCGCGTTCGAGTTGTTGTCGGCATCGCCGCCATTGCCGCCGGCTCCGCCAGTTCCGCCCGAGCCAGCGGAAGGAATCGTGATCGAAATGACATTGCCGCCACCAGCGAGCGGGCCAGAGACCGACGCGTCGCCACCAGTGACACTGCCGCCATTCACGGTGCTGCTGCCGGAACCACCAGTTCCGTTGCCACCAGTTGCATTTCCGCCGGCTGACGCGCTTCCGCCTGTGCCAGCTCCACCACTCGCCGCGCCACCATTGACGCTGCCGCCCGTGGTGTCGCCGCCGGTCGTGTCGCCGCCAGCGTCACCCCCGTTGCCACCAGTGGCGCTGCCCCCGGTCGCACCGGCGCCGGTGCCATCACCGCCGTTGGCCGTGGCATCGCCGCCGATACCAGCGCCGCCGTCGGAGCCATTGGCCCCATCGCCGCCGTTACCGCCGGTTGCCCCGCCAGAACTGCCGGTTCCTGCCGTTCCGCCATCGGCGTTGCCGGTGGAATCGGTCGTCATGACCTTGACCGAGCCAGAGCTGGACGTTCCAGCCGCCTGGACGCCGGTGGCATAGGTCAACAGGCTCAGGATCATGACAAATGCGCCGAGCGTCCTCACCACATTCGCCGATCTTGTTGTCGACATCCCAATCACTCCTCTAAATCCCTGGGGCGTTTCCCTGCGCCCCCTCCCGTTCCTTGTGCTGTGTTGCGTGCTGTGACGTTGCAGTCTGCCTGGAGAACTCATGTGATCGTATCCAATCGCTATGGTCCTCCCCGGCTGTTCGAGTCCGTCAAGTCGGGATCACCGCGACTCGAGCCACGAATCCGAATCAGTCGCTGCATACGGTCGTGCGAGCAGGGGACCGCGCACGCGCGCAGGAAAGCAGGCGCACTGATCCCAGAAACAGCGAAGCCCGGGCTGCGTCCTGACCTTACGCAGACCGGGTCTCGATACCCAACTCGTGAACTACCGTACGTCTCCAATTCCCCGCTCCCGTCAGGCCCCGACGCCGAAATGACGCCTATCCCTGACGCGGAAACTGGCCAAGTTTCCGCTCAGACGGTGCGTTACTCCCGTTCCCGCGAATCGATTTCTCGAACCGTCAGCCGAGCTTCCCGACCCAACTGAACGGACTTTTCACGGTTACATCCGCATGGTAGCGACTGCGCTTGGGGATTGCAATAGGGATCGCGCATCAAAACCGCCCAAAAACCCGTATACGTATGGACCCATATTTGGGTCCAACTCGCTCTTTTTGTGCAAATGCAGGCGGGCCGGCGCCATGCAGTGCGCATAACGCCGACCCGCCACGTTGTGCGCATGGCCGGTTCTCCGGCAACGTCACACTACTTGTCGTCCGGAAGCACCCAGTTCAACACAGTCGAGACGATCGAAATGATGATGGCCCCAAAGAGGACGGCCCAAACGCTGTCGAAGTTGAAGCGCACGTCGAAGATCGTGCGGCTGATCCAGGCGGCAAGGTAGAAGCAGACCGCATTGACCACCAGAATGAACAACCCGAGGGTCATCAAGATCAACGGCAGTGACAACAGCTTGAGCAGCGGCCGGATGAAGGCATTGATCACCCCCAGAATGATTGCTGTGAGAATCACCGCTTTGGCGGCGTTGTCTCCCACGTCGATTCCGGGCACCAGATAGGCTGCCGCCGCGACCGCGATGGCAGTGACGACAAACCGAATGAGCAGATTCACCGCGACTTTCCCCCTGCAACTTCGCGCCAGTCGACCGTCACATGCGGCCCTGGACGGGCGCCTGACGTGATCGCCATTGTAGGGCGCGGCCGTTTCCACCGCACCCGTCCGAAATTGTGCGGACAATCGCGAGCCGCTCCTATATAGAGGAAGGCGAGTGCAGGAATTCTGCCGTGAGCGCGAACTAGCTGGTGAACGCCTGCAGCCTGTCCATGTGAAGAATGGTGATGTGCTGGCCGTCAGCCGCAATGATGCGCTGCTCTTCGAAGCTGCGCAGCGCCCGGTTCAGGGTCGGTCTGGTGGTGCCGATTTCCGCCGCGAGCTCTCCCTGACTGCGGCCGAGATCGATCGAGATCCCGTCCTCCACCGGTGTCCCGGTGCGCTCGGCCCGGTCGATCAGCCATTTGGCCAGGCGCCCCGGCACATCGAGGGTCAATAGATCGACCTGGCGGGCGTTCCCACGGCGAATGAGGGAAGCCAGCGTGGCCAGCAAACCTGGCACGATCTGCGGCTGGTCTTGCAACAGGGTTATGAATGCCTTGCGCGGGATGAGGCGCACACGCACGGGGCCGACCGCGGTCAGGGTAGCGCTGCGCGGTGATCCGTCCAGCAAGGAAAGCTCACCCACCGATGATGGCGCCTCCACGATCGCCAGGACCGCTTCGTCCCCGCTCGCGGTCCATTGGGTGACCCGTAGCTGTCCCTCTTCCAGGATGTAGATCGATTCGCCCGGGTCTCCTTCGTTGCAGAGCACCTGGCCGCGGCGGTACTTGCGAGGAAGACTGTTGCGGGCCAGCTGCTCGAGCGCGGCCGCGGGCAAATCGGCAAAGATGGAGACTGTGCGAAGCGTATCGATCGAAATCTGCGTCGTCGAAGACATCATCGGATTCCCTCATCGATCGGATGCGTCGTTCCCGATGTGGCCATTCTATCGTCCTCACCTCGGCAAATGCGTGTTGGAGCGCACTGGTTTGGCGTCGGCTCCCGCATCGCGCCAGGGAGCGCGTACTGGCAGACTTCGGGAATGGAACATCCAGCCACGAGCGAGTTCGACTCGCCACCAACCGAATCAGCAGAGTCACCCAGTGATCCGCCGCCCGGTGGGCGGGAGGAACGCAGCGCGTATGGACGGCAGGTGGCGCAGGAATTGGCCCTCTTGCGGGCCGAGGACGCAAGCGCCGCGCCGTCCCAACCACTTGGGGCACGCGTGCGCCGGTGGTGCGCCCAGCAAGAACTCCCGATCCCCCACCAACGGTAGCGCCCCGTCCCTACCCACCACGCCTGGCGGGGACCGATTCGCCGGTTGCGGAAATGGGGCGAACAGTGTGCTATCCTAAGGACTGCGCGCGACTCTGAAAGGAATCAGGGTATTTTTCGAGCGATTGGTGCGTGCAACGGCGCAGAGCGTCGTAGCCATCGTCGAGGTCGCGCAAGCATTCGAGCTTGCGTTACGAAGTCGATGGCGAGTTTCTGAGCATTTTCCGTTTCCCCTCCTCGACCTGCGAATACACCAATTCTGGGTTTCCAACCGCGCTCCAGCCGGTCGGCATGTGGATCTGCATGCCAGCGTCCGAACGCAGCGCCGGATCGGCGGCTGTCATGCGCGAGCTGCCGTTGGGCCCGAATGTGGTAAGGAGCTGATCTATGGCAAAAAAACCTGTCTACCGCAAGCCGCCCCGGCCAGTAACGCCGGCGGCCCCGACCGAGACGCGCGGTCCGCGTCAAAACCCCGATGCGCTGGCCGTCGATGGCAAGGTGCTCGAGGCGCTTCCGAATGCGATGTTCACCGTCGAGCTCGATGGCGGCCAGCATGTGCTGGGTCATCTTGCTGGCAAGATGCGGAAGAACTACATCCGCGTGCTCCCAGGCGACCGGGTCACGGTGGAGCTTTCTCCCTATGACCTCACCCGCGGCCGGATCACGTTCCGCCACCGTTAGTTCGACGACATTCTGGGAGGACTCCGAACTGTAAAAAGGAAATGGCCGGCCTGAGTGGCTGTGATCGCGGTTTCGTCCTTTGTTTTTGCAACCAGTCCATTTCGTGCCGGGAGCTGAATTTCGGCACACGTTCAGGAGAAATTCCCATCCATGA
Above is a window of Thermomicrobiales bacterium DNA encoding:
- a CDS encoding phage holin family protein, coding for MNLLIRFVVTAIAVAAAAYLVPGIDVGDNAAKAVILTAIILGVINAFIRPLLKLLSLPLILMTLGLFILVVNAVCFYLAAWISRTIFDVRFNFDSVWAVLFGAIIISIVSTVLNWVLPDDK
- a CDS encoding Crp/Fnr family transcriptional regulator, with product MSSTTQISIDTLRTVSIFADLPAAALEQLARNSLPRKYRRGQVLCNEGDPGESIYILEEGQLRVTQWTASGDEAVLAIVEAPSSVGELSLLDGSPRSATLTAVGPVRVRLIPRKAFITLLQDQPQIVPGLLATLASLIRRGNARQVDLLTLDVPGRLAKWLIDRAERTGTPVEDGISIDLGRSQGELAAEIGTTRPTLNRALRSFEEQRIIAADGQHITILHMDRLQAFTS
- the infA gene encoding translation initiation factor IF-1; its protein translation is MAVDGKVLEALPNAMFTVELDGGQHVLGHLAGKMRKNYIRVLPGDRVTVELSPYDLTRGRITFRHR